The Ensifer adhaerens genome contains a region encoding:
- the gloB gene encoding hydroxyacylglutathione hydrolase, with amino-acid sequence MAALELDLFLCRTDNFGVLIHDPESGLTASIDAPEEAPILEALERRGWTLTHILTTHHHGDHVAANDALKARFGAIIIGPFNEAAKIPGLDKTVRHGERFEFAGRNVEVIETPGHTAGHICFHFPQDKLLFAADTLFALGCGRLFEGTPATMWQSLSRLMALPDDTTVYFGHEYTLSNARFAVTVDPDNAELKARAAEIEEIRCDGGFTAPTTIGLEKRTNPFLRAADPGIRAHLGLRDADDAAVFAEIRKRKDNF; translated from the coding sequence ATGGCCGCGCTCGAACTCGATCTTTTCCTCTGCCGCACCGACAATTTCGGCGTGCTGATCCACGACCCCGAAAGCGGCCTGACCGCCTCGATCGACGCGCCCGAGGAGGCGCCAATCCTGGAGGCGCTGGAACGCCGCGGCTGGACGCTCACCCATATTCTCACGACGCACCATCATGGCGACCACGTCGCGGCCAATGACGCGTTGAAAGCCCGCTTCGGCGCCATCATCATCGGTCCGTTCAACGAGGCCGCGAAAATTCCGGGCCTCGACAAGACGGTGCGTCATGGCGAACGCTTCGAGTTTGCGGGCCGCAACGTCGAGGTGATCGAAACACCCGGCCATACCGCCGGCCATATCTGCTTCCATTTTCCACAGGACAAGCTGCTCTTTGCCGCCGACACGCTTTTTGCGCTCGGCTGCGGCCGTCTGTTCGAGGGGACGCCGGCGACCATGTGGCAGTCTCTCAGCCGGCTGATGGCCTTGCCGGACGACACGACCGTCTATTTCGGCCACGAATACACGCTCTCCAATGCCCGCTTCGCGGTCACCGTCGATCCCGACAATGCCGAACTCAAGGCACGCGCTGCCGAGATCGAGGAAATCCGCTGCGACGGCGGCTTCACCGCGCCGACGACAATCGGCCTGGAGAAGCGCACGAACCCGTTCCTGCGCGCCGCCGATCCCGGCATTCGCGCCCATCTCGGCCTGCGAGATGCCGACGATGCCGCGGTCTTTGCGGAAATCCGCAAGCGGAAGGATAACTTCTGA
- a CDS encoding cupin domain-containing protein yields the protein MAEAQTAEEVIEALGLTRHPEGGWYIETFRDTAGGPRGHSTAIYYLLERGDRSHWHRVRDAVEIWHYHAGAPLELSIAEDGKPPETLRLGPDIRDGERPQGVVPANWWQSAASLGDWTLVGCTVAPAFDFAAFEMAAPDWQPPTR from the coding sequence ATGGCTGAAGCACAGACGGCGGAAGAGGTCATCGAGGCGCTCGGCCTCACACGCCATCCGGAGGGCGGCTGGTACATCGAGACCTTCCGTGACACGGCCGGCGGCCCGCGGGGCCATTCGACGGCGATCTATTATCTGCTTGAGCGTGGCGACCGTTCGCACTGGCACCGGGTCCGCGACGCCGTCGAGATCTGGCACTACCACGCCGGCGCGCCGCTCGAACTCAGCATTGCCGAGGACGGGAAGCCCCCCGAGACGTTGCGGCTTGGGCCCGACATCCGGGACGGTGAGCGCCCGCAGGGCGTGGTGCCGGCCAACTGGTGGCAGTCGGCTGCCTCCCTCGGCGATTGGACGCTGGTTGGCTGCACGGTCGCGCCGGCCTTCGATTTTGCCGCCTTCGAGATGGCAGCCCCCGACTGGCAGCCGCCGACCCGATAG